In Musa acuminata AAA Group cultivar baxijiao chromosome BXJ2-10, Cavendish_Baxijiao_AAA, whole genome shotgun sequence, a genomic segment contains:
- the LOC135625834 gene encoding probable N-acetyltransferase HLS1-like isoform X2, whose product MRGGHQRQGVALHGPPRRPRLPHPPFPGLPHAAETSGPVREIVGVIRGSVKIVACGRKMARQGGGGTRTHGPAAAPIYTKVGYILGLRVSPSHRRMGIGLKLVKRMEEWFGEKGAEYAYMATTKGNDASLGLFTGCGYSKFRTPSILVHPVFVHRLPVPRSAAVLRIPPADAEVIYRRRLAATEFFPRDIDAVLANPLSVVTLLAVPAGCAASERWPGAEAFLAAPPESWAIASVWDCGGVFRLEIRGASRLRRAAAAATRAADRAMPWLRIPSVPDLFRPFGAWFLYGIGGEGPAAATMAAAVWREAHNTARGAAAVVAAEVAEMEPLRRGIPRWRLLSGADDVWCVKRLAEEYSDGAVGDWTKSTPGPSIFVDPREL is encoded by the exons ATGCGAGGTGGGCACCAGCGGCAAGGTGTCGCTCTGCATGGACCTCCTCGGCGACCCCGTCTCCCGCATCCGCCATTCCCCGGCCTACCTCATGCTG CTGAGACGAGCGGCCCGGTGAGAGAAATCGTTGGCGTCATCCGCGGCAGCGTGAAGATAGTCGCCTGCGGTAGGAAGATGGCTCGACAAGGCGGCGGAGGGACCAGAACCCATGGTCCGGCGGCCGCCCCGATATATACCAAGGTCGGCTACATCCTTGGGCTTCGCGTCTCGCCATCGCACAG GAGGATGGGGATTGGGTTGAAGCTGGTGAAGCGAATGGAAGAATGGTTTGGGGAGAAGGGGGCGGAGTACGCCTACATGGCGACGACGAAGGGCAACGACGCGTCCCTCGGCCTCTTCACCGGGTGCGGCTACTCCAAGTTCCGGACGCCCTCCATCCTGGTCCACCCGGTGTTCGTCCACCGCCTCCCCGTTCCCCGCTCGGCCGCCGTTCTCCGAATCCCCCCCGCCGACGCCGAGGTCATATACCGCCGCCGCCTCGCCGCCACCGAGTTCTTCCCCCGAGACATCGACGCCGTCCTCGCCAACCCCCTGTCCGTGGTCACCCTCCTCGCCGTGCCGGCCGGATGCGCCGCGTCAGAGCGGTGGCCCGGCGCGGAGGCCTTCCTCGCGGCCCCGCCGGAGTCATGGGCGATTGCCAGCGTGTGGGACTGCGGCGGCGTGTTCCGGCTAGAAATCCGTGGGGCGTCGCGGCTTCGGCGGGCGGCAGCGGCCGCCACGCGTGCGGCTGACCGGGCTATGCCGTGGCTGCGGATCCCGTCCGTGCCGGACCTGTTCCGGCCGTTCGGGGCCTGGTTCCTGTACGGTATCGGGGGGGAGGGTCCGGCGGCGGCGACGATGGCTGCTGCGGTGTGGCGGGAGGCGCACAACACGGCGAGGGGGGCGGCGGCCGTGGTGGCAGCTGAGGTAGCGGAGATGGAGCCGCTCCGTCGAGGAATACCACGGTGGCGGCTGCTGTCGGGGGCCGATGACGTGTGGTGCGTGAAGCGGCTGGCGGAGGAGTACAGCGACGGGGCGGTCGGCGATTGGACCAAGTCGACGCCGGGGCCCTCCATATTCGTGGACCCCAGGGAGTTGTAA
- the LOC135625834 gene encoding probable N-acetyltransferase HLS1-like isoform X1 has protein sequence MEREELIIVVREYDAETDRSAAEAVDRICEVGTSGKVSLCMDLLGDPVSRIRHSPAYLMLVAETSGPVREIVGVIRGSVKIVACGRKMARQGGGGTRTHGPAAAPIYTKVGYILGLRVSPSHRRMGIGLKLVKRMEEWFGEKGAEYAYMATTKGNDASLGLFTGCGYSKFRTPSILVHPVFVHRLPVPRSAAVLRIPPADAEVIYRRRLAATEFFPRDIDAVLANPLSVVTLLAVPAGCAASERWPGAEAFLAAPPESWAIASVWDCGGVFRLEIRGASRLRRAAAAATRAADRAMPWLRIPSVPDLFRPFGAWFLYGIGGEGPAAATMAAAVWREAHNTARGAAAVVAAEVAEMEPLRRGIPRWRLLSGADDVWCVKRLAEEYSDGAVGDWTKSTPGPSIFVDPREL, from the exons atggagagggAGGAACTGATCATTGTCGTCAGGGAGTACGACGCCGAGACTGACCGGTCGGCGGCGGAGGCGGTCGACCGGATATGCGAGGTGGGCACCAGCGGCAAGGTGTCGCTCTGCATGGACCTCCTCGGCGACCCCGTCTCCCGCATCCGCCATTCCCCGGCCTACCTCATGCTG GTAGCTGAGACGAGCGGCCCGGTGAGAGAAATCGTTGGCGTCATCCGCGGCAGCGTGAAGATAGTCGCCTGCGGTAGGAAGATGGCTCGACAAGGCGGCGGAGGGACCAGAACCCATGGTCCGGCGGCCGCCCCGATATATACCAAGGTCGGCTACATCCTTGGGCTTCGCGTCTCGCCATCGCACAG GAGGATGGGGATTGGGTTGAAGCTGGTGAAGCGAATGGAAGAATGGTTTGGGGAGAAGGGGGCGGAGTACGCCTACATGGCGACGACGAAGGGCAACGACGCGTCCCTCGGCCTCTTCACCGGGTGCGGCTACTCCAAGTTCCGGACGCCCTCCATCCTGGTCCACCCGGTGTTCGTCCACCGCCTCCCCGTTCCCCGCTCGGCCGCCGTTCTCCGAATCCCCCCCGCCGACGCCGAGGTCATATACCGCCGCCGCCTCGCCGCCACCGAGTTCTTCCCCCGAGACATCGACGCCGTCCTCGCCAACCCCCTGTCCGTGGTCACCCTCCTCGCCGTGCCGGCCGGATGCGCCGCGTCAGAGCGGTGGCCCGGCGCGGAGGCCTTCCTCGCGGCCCCGCCGGAGTCATGGGCGATTGCCAGCGTGTGGGACTGCGGCGGCGTGTTCCGGCTAGAAATCCGTGGGGCGTCGCGGCTTCGGCGGGCGGCAGCGGCCGCCACGCGTGCGGCTGACCGGGCTATGCCGTGGCTGCGGATCCCGTCCGTGCCGGACCTGTTCCGGCCGTTCGGGGCCTGGTTCCTGTACGGTATCGGGGGGGAGGGTCCGGCGGCGGCGACGATGGCTGCTGCGGTGTGGCGGGAGGCGCACAACACGGCGAGGGGGGCGGCGGCCGTGGTGGCAGCTGAGGTAGCGGAGATGGAGCCGCTCCGTCGAGGAATACCACGGTGGCGGCTGCTGTCGGGGGCCGATGACGTGTGGTGCGTGAAGCGGCTGGCGGAGGAGTACAGCGACGGGGCGGTCGGCGATTGGACCAAGTCGACGCCGGGGCCCTCCATATTCGTGGACCCCAGGGAGTTGTAA